GTCGCTCATCTATTATTAGCTGAACTTTTAATTTCCGCTGAATTTCTCTCGCTGTTTTAATTGCTCTCTTCATGGGACTAGTAAAAATTATGCCAATATCATTATCTTTTGAGGCAAGCTCCGTACTTACAGCAATGGCCTCTTCAATACCAACGTCAGTAAGCTCACAGTTTGTAATACCCGTGAATCTTTCACCATCAATGCTGGCGGTTGTCTGACCATGACGAACAAGGTAAATGTAATTTTGTTCTCTTGAATGTTTTATGTCAGAATCAGGAGCGTTCCCTAATTTTTCATCAACGTGAGCTTCACTTTTAAAGTTGGATGAACAAACCCAAGGAAGTTTCAGGATTTTATCTGATTGAAAACCATAGTAATGAATATATTCAAGACTTCGTTTACTTACAAAAAAACAAGCCTTTCGAATCTCTGATGCACCCATTTTTTTTAAGTAATTATCGTAAAATCTCATTGTCATCCCAGTATGCGCTTGACCATCTACAATTAAAACTTTTTCAATTAAATGTGGTGGTAATAATACATTAAATAAAATACCATCCTTTCTCCTGCCATTTGACCACGCATATTTCCTATCAATTACAACAAGAGGGATGTGTCCAAAGCAACCTGATATGAGGGCGCCCATTATAGCTCCGCCCCTTCCAGTACCAACTAGTAATGTTGGAATAAAATTATCCTCCTCCAGTTTATTATGGATGTCTTTAGCGACTTGCTCGGCATCGCACCAGTCCCACTCATCTTTGTCTTGTGTTTTATTTGATTCGGGTTGCGTTGTTTTATTTGATTCGGGTTGCGTTGTTTTATTTGATTCGGGTTGCGTTGTTAGAAAACCTTTGAAATACGCTATAGCAACAACAATAATTTCCACAATTAATATATTAAATAATTTTTTTTGTTGTTCAGGATTCAATGTCATTAACTTAACGGAGCGGCTGGTATCCATAGTGGAAACGGCTACCCCTTTTATTAAAATTTCTCGGATATTTACGACCCGGCCTTACAGGCTCAATAGTTTTTACCACTATCTCATGAATATCGGATATCAACTTGGTCACGGCCTCTAAAGGCTTGAGAAACAAGAGAGGGATCACATCCTTCACTTTTGACAAAGCCTGGGCAAAATTTCTTTGATATCGATAAATACAATTTTCGGTATTTTTGTCAATTACGG
Above is a window of uncultured Desulfobacter sp. DNA encoding:
- a CDS encoding histidine phosphatase family protein yields the protein MDTSRSVKLMTLNPEQQKKLFNILIVEIIVVAIAYFKGFLTTQPESNKTTQPESNKTTQPESNKTQDKDEWDWCDAEQVAKDIHNKLEEDNFIPTLLVGTGRGGAIMGALISGCFGHIPLVVIDRKYAWSNGRRKDGILFNVLLPPHLIEKVLIVDGQAHTGMTMRFYDNYLKKMGASEIRKACFFVSKRSLEYIHYYGFQSDKILKLPWVCSSNFKSEAHVDEKLGNAPDSDIKHSREQNYIYLVRHGQTTASIDGERFTGITNCELTDVGIEEAIAVSTELASKDNDIGIIFTSPMKRAIKTAREIQRKLKVQLIIDERLKEIDYGDWENEKRSDIKTASPDDYQNYTKDPVRFCPENSESPVSAKDRIIAFWDDLLESPSLFAEKGIVLVSHNSILRILLTHIEKKPLFKYRKSIISTGSITKIEIGIDGKAVVRDKNVTNKDRSCEERTTILSDC